Proteins encoded together in one Pseudomonas sp. Seg1 window:
- a CDS encoding anhydro-N-acetylmuramic acid kinase → MALYIGVMSGTSLDGLDIALIEQTSAIKLIATHYIPMPESLRTELLGLCASGPDEIARSAIAQQHWVKLAAQGIHTLLDQQQLKPEHIRAIGSHGQTIRHEPARGFTVQIGNPALLTELTGITVVSDFRSRDVAAGGQGAPLVPAFHEALFEERTGNQAVLNVGGFSNLSLIEPTKPVAGFDCGPGNVLMDAWIQQQRGENYDRNGDWAKTGTVEPTLLEALLSDPFFVTKGPKSTGREVFNLPWLEQHLSHLPAFPAENVQATLLDLTALTIVESLQNAQPDTQELLVCGGGAHNATLMQRLADLLPNTKVASTATHGVDPDWVEAMAFAWLAHCCLEGIAANRPSVTGAKGLRVLGAIYPN, encoded by the coding sequence TCCGGAACCAGCCTCGACGGTCTGGACATCGCCCTGATCGAACAGACCTCGGCGATCAAGCTGATCGCTACGCATTACATTCCCATGCCTGAATCGCTGCGCACCGAGCTCCTCGGCTTGTGCGCCAGCGGTCCCGACGAGATCGCCCGCTCGGCGATTGCTCAGCAGCACTGGGTGAAGCTTGCAGCCCAGGGCATTCATACCCTTCTCGATCAGCAGCAACTCAAACCTGAACACATCCGCGCAATCGGTAGCCATGGCCAGACCATCCGCCATGAGCCCGCTCGCGGTTTCACCGTACAGATTGGTAACCCTGCCCTGTTGACCGAGCTGACGGGCATTACCGTCGTCAGTGACTTCCGCAGTCGAGACGTCGCCGCCGGCGGCCAAGGCGCGCCTCTGGTGCCAGCCTTCCATGAAGCGTTGTTCGAAGAGCGTACCGGCAACCAGGCGGTCTTGAATGTCGGCGGTTTCAGCAATCTCAGCCTGATTGAGCCGACCAAGCCTGTAGCCGGTTTCGACTGCGGCCCTGGGAACGTTCTGATGGACGCCTGGATTCAGCAGCAACGCGGCGAAAACTATGATCGCAATGGAGACTGGGCGAAAACAGGTACCGTTGAGCCGACATTACTGGAAGCGCTACTCAGCGATCCATTCTTCGTCACCAAGGGCCCGAAAAGCACCGGACGAGAGGTGTTCAACCTACCCTGGCTGGAGCAACACCTTTCGCACCTGCCAGCCTTCCCCGCTGAAAACGTGCAAGCCACGCTGCTCGATCTGACCGCTCTGACCATTGTCGAGTCGCTGCAAAACGCTCAGCCGGATACTCAGGAACTGTTGGTCTGCGGCGGCGGCGCGCACAACGCAACGCTAATGCAACGCTTGGCCGATTTGCTGCCGAACACAAAAGTCGCCAGCACCGCTACCCACGGCGTAGATCCAGACTGGGTCGAAGCCATGGCCTTTGCCTGGCTGGCTCATTGCTGCCTAGAAGGCATTGCTGCCAATCGCCCAAGCGTCACCGGCGCCAAAGGCCTGCGCGTACTCGGCGCCATCTATCCCAACTGA
- the erpA gene encoding iron-sulfur cluster insertion protein ErpA: MSVESFTPTALQFTQGAAHKVKSLVDEEGNDRLKLRVFVTGGGCSGFQYGFTFDEDVAEDDTIVEREGVSLVVDPMSFQYLAGAEVDYQEGLEGSRFVIKNPNATTTCGCGSSFSI, encoded by the coding sequence ATGAGCGTCGAATCCTTCACCCCCACGGCTTTGCAATTCACCCAGGGTGCCGCGCACAAGGTGAAGAGCCTGGTCGATGAAGAGGGGAATGATCGCTTGAAGCTGCGCGTATTCGTTACGGGCGGCGGTTGTTCGGGGTTTCAGTACGGTTTCACCTTCGATGAAGATGTGGCCGAGGACGACACCATTGTCGAGCGCGAAGGCGTGAGTCTGGTGGTGGATCCGATGAGTTTCCAATACCTGGCGGGTGCCGAAGTGGACTACCAGGAAGGTCTGGAAGGTTCGCGCTTCGTGATCAAGAATCCGAACGCCACCACCACGTGTGGTTGCGGGTCTTCGTTCTCGATCTGA
- the argC gene encoding N-acetyl-gamma-glutamyl-phosphate reductase — translation MVKVGIVGGTGYTGVELLRLLAQHPQAEVVVITSRSEAGLAVADMYPNLRGHYDGLAFSVPDIKTLGACDVVFFATPHGVAHALAGELLAAGTKVIDLSADFRLQDAEEWAKWYGQPHGAPELLDEAVYGLPEVNREQIKKARLIAVPGCYPTATQLGFLPLLEAGLADASRLIADCKSGVSGAGRGAAVGSLYSETSESMKAYAVKGHRHLPEIRQGLRRAAGKDVGLTFVPHLTPMIRGIHSTLYATVVDRSVGLQALFEKRYANEPFVDVMPAGSHPETRSVRGANVCRIAVHRPQDGDLVVVLSVIDNLVKGASGQAVQNMNILFGLDERFGLSHAGMLP, via the coding sequence ATGGTCAAGGTCGGTATCGTCGGCGGCACGGGTTACACCGGTGTCGAACTGCTGCGTCTGTTGGCACAGCATCCGCAGGCAGAAGTGGTCGTGATCACTTCCCGATCCGAGGCCGGTCTGGCCGTGGCTGACATGTACCCGAACCTGCGCGGTCATTACGACGGCCTGGCATTCAGCGTGCCGGACATCAAAACTCTGGGCGCTTGCGACGTGGTGTTCTTCGCCACGCCGCATGGTGTTGCTCACGCACTGGCGGGTGAACTGCTGGCAGCGGGCACCAAGGTCATTGACCTGTCGGCTGACTTCCGTCTGCAGGATGCAGAAGAGTGGGCCAAGTGGTACGGTCAGCCGCACGGCGCGCCGGAGCTGCTGGATGAGGCGGTTTACGGTCTGCCTGAAGTCAATCGCGAGCAGATCAAAAAAGCGCGCCTGATTGCTGTTCCGGGCTGCTATCCGACTGCTACTCAGCTCGGTTTCCTGCCGTTGCTTGAGGCGGGTCTGGCCGATGCCTCGCGTCTGATCGCCGACTGCAAATCCGGTGTCAGCGGTGCCGGTCGCGGTGCGGCTGTAGGTTCGCTGTACTCCGAGACGTCGGAAAGCATGAAGGCTTACGCGGTAAAGGGTCACCGTCACCTGCCGGAAATTCGTCAGGGCCTGCGTCGTGCAGCAGGCAAGGACGTTGGTCTGACCTTCGTTCCGCACCTGACGCCAATGATTCGTGGTATCCACTCGACGCTTTACGCGACGGTGGTCGATCGTTCGGTGGGTTTGCAGGCATTGTTCGAAAAGCGCTATGCCAATGAACCGTTCGTCGACGTGATGCCGGCTGGCAGCCATCCGGAAACCCGCAGCGTGCGCGGTGCCAACGTCTGCCGTATCGCGGTGCATCGTCCGCAGGATGGTGATCTGGTGGTGGTGTTGTCGGTGATCGATAACCTTGTCAAAGGCGCGTCGGGTCAGGCTGTGCAGAACATGAACATTCTGTTTGGCCTGGATGAGCGCTTCGGCCTGTCCCATGCCGGTATGCTGCCGTAA
- the hemJ gene encoding protoporphyrinogen oxidase HemJ, giving the protein MLYLWIKAFHIVSIVCWFAGLFYLPRLFVYHAQSEDTISKERFSVMERKLYRGIMGPAMIATLIFGGWLIYLNPSIFSMGGWIHAKLTLVVLLIGYHHMCGAQVKRFARGENTRSHVFYRWFNEVPVLILLAIVILVVVKPF; this is encoded by the coding sequence ATGCTCTATCTATGGATCAAAGCGTTTCATATCGTCAGCATCGTGTGCTGGTTTGCCGGCCTGTTCTATCTGCCGAGACTGTTCGTTTATCACGCGCAAAGTGAAGACACGATCAGCAAAGAACGCTTCAGCGTCATGGAGCGCAAGTTGTATCGCGGCATCATGGGGCCGGCGATGATCGCCACGTTGATCTTCGGCGGCTGGCTGATCTATCTCAACCCGAGCATCTTCAGCATGGGCGGCTGGATCCACGCCAAGCTGACCCTTGTGGTCCTGCTGATCGGTTACCACCACATGTGCGGCGCGCAGGTAAAACGTTTTGCCCGTGGCGAGAACACCCGCAGCCATGTCTTTTATCGCTGGTTCAATGAAGTCCCGGTTCTGATATTGCTGGCTATCGTAATTCTGGTCGTGGTCAAGCCGTTCTAA
- a CDS encoding nitronate monooxygenase family protein — protein MSLPALLEQRLRLPVVAAPMFLISNPELVLACCRNGVVGSFPALNQRESSGFKAWLEQIEAGLATLDNPAPYAVNLIVHNSNPRLQADLNICVEHKVPIVITSLGAVKELVDAVHSYGGLVFHDVTTRRHAEKAAEAGVDGLIAVAAGAGGHAGTWSPFALIAEIREFFDKTLLLAGCLNHGHEILAAQMLGADLAYFGTRFIGTTESHAPDAYKEMLLTAKAADIIHTPAVSGVPASFMRQSLEAAGFDLAALQGKGEVNFGDKLKPISDEAKAWKTVWSAGQGVGQIDDLPSVDQLITRLDAEYRQAQERAAQLPKRWPR, from the coding sequence ATGTCGTTGCCCGCTTTGCTCGAACAACGTCTGCGTTTGCCGGTAGTGGCGGCGCCGATGTTCCTGATTTCCAACCCGGAACTGGTGCTGGCCTGTTGCCGAAACGGCGTGGTCGGCAGCTTTCCGGCACTGAATCAACGCGAAAGCAGCGGGTTCAAAGCCTGGCTGGAGCAGATCGAGGCGGGCCTAGCGACACTGGACAACCCGGCGCCATACGCAGTGAACCTGATTGTTCACAACAGCAACCCGCGCTTGCAGGCGGATTTGAACATCTGCGTCGAACATAAAGTGCCGATCGTCATCACCAGCCTTGGCGCCGTCAAGGAACTGGTGGATGCGGTGCACAGCTATGGTGGCCTGGTCTTTCACGACGTCACCACGCGCCGGCATGCCGAGAAGGCTGCCGAGGCCGGTGTCGACGGTTTGATCGCGGTTGCGGCCGGCGCCGGGGGCCATGCTGGTACCTGGAGCCCGTTTGCGCTGATCGCCGAGATCCGCGAGTTCTTCGACAAGACGCTGCTGCTTGCAGGATGTCTGAACCATGGTCATGAGATTCTGGCTGCGCAGATGCTTGGTGCGGATTTGGCCTACTTCGGTACGCGTTTTATCGGCACCACCGAAAGTCATGCGCCTGACGCCTACAAGGAGATGCTGCTGACAGCCAAAGCGGCAGACATCATCCATACTCCAGCGGTGTCGGGAGTACCGGCCAGTTTCATGCGCCAAAGCCTGGAGGCGGCCGGTTTCGACTTGGCCGCACTGCAAGGCAAAGGTGAAGTGAATTTCGGCGACAAGCTCAAACCGATCAGCGACGAAGCCAAGGCCTGGAAGACCGTGTGGTCAGCCGGCCAGGGTGTGGGGCAGATCGATGATCTGCCAAGCGTCGATCAGTTGATCACGCGCCTCGACGCGGAATATCGTCAGGCCCAGGAACGTGCAGCACAGTTGCCGAAGCGCTGGCCGCGCTAA
- a CDS encoding DUF805 domain-containing protein has product MSDPRYKIVFDGALQPGVDITTAKLNLADLFKSDVAAIERLFNGRTVALKRDLSHSDAQAYLQALSKTGIDARVETETAIELNLSDVHEHSPAPAYAEPSSPYAPPQANVGENLPAFAMLKPFSVEGRIGRLRFLAWTMVVTLVSLPILSIFALIAVGLVSSDSTGGLIIGGIVAVFLGLALIIISILFTVQRLHDIGWSGWLWLLNLVPLVGSIFPFVIMVVPGNTGANRYGPPPPPNSTAVKVLSALWIVFIGLFFVGGMLGGISAIQQEYETSLESSYDSGSVTTDEIDVEVEPAANSADDAAEAAQAPVDSAKE; this is encoded by the coding sequence ATGAGCGACCCCCGTTACAAGATCGTTTTCGACGGTGCTCTACAGCCCGGCGTCGACATCACCACTGCCAAGCTCAATCTGGCAGACCTGTTCAAAAGCGACGTGGCCGCCATTGAGCGCCTGTTCAACGGCCGCACAGTGGCACTCAAACGCGATCTGTCCCATAGCGACGCGCAAGCCTATCTGCAAGCGCTGAGCAAAACCGGGATCGATGCACGCGTCGAAACTGAAACTGCCATCGAGCTGAATCTCTCGGACGTCCACGAGCACTCCCCTGCTCCAGCCTATGCAGAGCCTAGCTCGCCTTATGCACCTCCCCAGGCCAACGTCGGTGAAAACCTTCCGGCATTCGCTATGCTCAAGCCGTTCAGCGTCGAAGGCCGGATCGGGCGCCTGCGCTTTCTGGCCTGGACCATGGTCGTAACGCTGGTGAGCCTGCCGATTCTCAGCATATTCGCGCTGATTGCCGTGGGACTTGTCAGTTCCGACTCCACCGGTGGTCTGATCATCGGCGGCATCGTCGCGGTCTTTTTAGGCTTGGCGCTGATCATCATCAGTATTCTGTTCACTGTTCAACGCCTGCACGATATCGGCTGGTCCGGCTGGCTGTGGTTGCTCAACCTCGTCCCGCTGGTCGGCAGCATTTTTCCTTTTGTGATCATGGTCGTACCAGGCAATACCGGCGCCAATCGCTACGGCCCACCACCGCCGCCCAACAGCACGGCGGTCAAAGTGCTGAGCGCACTGTGGATCGTGTTTATCGGGCTGTTTTTTGTGGGTGGAATGCTCGGAGGGATCTCGGCCATTCAGCAGGAGTACGAAACCAGCCTCGAAAGCAGCTACGACAGCGGCTCGGTGACCACCGATGAAATCGACGTAGAGGTCGAACCGGCAGCGAATTCTGCTGACGATGCAGCCGAAGCGGCGCAGGCCCCTGTAGACTCTGCGAAAGAATGA